The following are encoded in a window of Ruminiclostridium herbifermentans genomic DNA:
- a CDS encoding tail protein X: MAYSLYKTKYITSQGETWDTISEDFYGTPYKVSNLIDCNPQYANILIFDDGVELSIPILDSQSPDTLPPWKRGTS; the protein is encoded by the coding sequence ATGGCTTATAGTTTATATAAAACAAAATATATAACCTCTCAGGGTGAAACATGGGACACCATATCCGAGGATTTTTACGGAACACCCTATAAGGTTTCCAACCTTATAGATTGCAATCCCCAATATGCTAACATATTAATATTTGATGATGGTGTGGAGTTAAGTATACCTATACTTGACTCCCAAAGCCCTGATACACTGCCACCATGGAAAAGAGGTACGTCATGA
- a CDS encoding phage late control D family protein, with protein MTQLIYEGKDITKDISIKSCVLHDYAGGGADDVRITFPDSDKLWGKWNPERGDILEVKTGNYSTGLMYVDGVSQCAGTFTLNAISTPLSAKKPKNRIWRNIKFTQIISDIADANGLTYEVYGITDYAYTVISQMNQSDLDFLNMICIREGYSCKISDGKIIIFSEEYMERKTAKPIITPNDVFQNYEFTKSDNLFSSFTVRYAAPFGNLITYTARSIYAGGSGLEIEYLNSIAEAERWANGYLRNINKYAVTTYLPMKFITDISAGSLINIKEFGTFDGKYYVYKVSLDTVNNKSYVYARQVD; from the coding sequence ATGACACAGTTGATATACGAGGGGAAGGACATAACTAAGGATATCAGTATAAAATCATGTGTTTTACATGATTATGCAGGCGGGGGAGCAGACGATGTAAGAATCACATTTCCTGATAGTGACAAGCTATGGGGAAAATGGAACCCAGAACGTGGAGATATTTTGGAAGTAAAGACAGGGAATTATAGTACAGGACTTATGTATGTTGATGGAGTAAGTCAATGTGCTGGAACTTTCACACTAAATGCAATTTCTACGCCATTGTCTGCAAAGAAGCCTAAAAATAGAATATGGAGAAATATAAAGTTTACTCAGATAATATCAGATATTGCAGATGCAAATGGACTTACCTATGAAGTATATGGAATTACAGACTATGCATATACAGTAATATCTCAGATGAATCAATCTGACCTAGATTTTCTGAATATGATTTGTATACGTGAAGGCTACAGCTGTAAGATATCAGACGGAAAAATAATAATATTCAGTGAAGAGTACATGGAAAGAAAAACAGCAAAGCCCATAATTACTCCAAATGATGTGTTTCAAAACTATGAATTCACTAAATCAGATAACTTGTTTAGCAGTTTTACAGTCAGATATGCTGCTCCGTTTGGAAATCTTATAACTTATACTGCTCGAAGTATTTATGCAGGTGGTAGCGGACTCGAGATAGAGTATTTGAATTCAATTGCTGAGGCTGAAAGATGGGCGAATGGATACCTAAGAAATATAAATAAATATGCTGTAACTACATATTTACCAATGAAATTTATAACTGATATTTCTGCAGGGAGTTTGATAAACATAAAAGAATTTGGAACATTTGACGGCAAGTATTATGTGTATAAGGTATCACTTGATACAGTAAATAATAAGTCATATGTATACGCAAGGCAGGTGGACTAG
- a CDS encoding phage tail protein: MSLATFGTKAFTVSNKKIYTLDELAFSQSLNTETQEVEGGKPSTYIKGVNLITLSFSINLDARFVDVKAEIDWWNKKMLSQVPEIFTIGGKVISKNRFLLKSVSTSDTIIGKNGRFLKAKLDLQFEEFASKGYKKDATSKKKGKKDKGMSAADIKALEEAMKNVN, from the coding sequence ATGTCATTAGCTACATTTGGAACTAAAGCATTCACAGTATCCAATAAAAAAATATATACATTAGATGAACTTGCATTTTCGCAGTCTCTTAACACTGAAACGCAGGAGGTAGAGGGAGGAAAACCTAGTACATATATAAAAGGGGTTAACCTTATAACACTAAGTTTCAGCATAAACCTTGATGCCCGTTTTGTGGATGTGAAAGCTGAAATAGACTGGTGGAATAAAAAGATGTTATCACAAGTTCCGGAGATATTCACCATAGGCGGTAAAGTAATATCTAAAAATAGATTTTTACTGAAATCAGTGAGCACATCAGACACGATAATAGGGAAAAACGGAAGATTCTTAAAAGCTAAACTTGACCTACAATTTGAGGAATTTGCTTCGAAAGGCTACAAAAAAGATGCCACAAGCAAAAAAAAGGGAAAAAAAGATAAAGGAATGAGTGCTGCTGATATAAAAGCATTAGAGGAGGCAATGAAAAATGTTAATTAA
- a CDS encoding GPW/gp25 family protein translates to MLIKVDSASSINWQAKGYEKIADNVANILKTKMSEVPYMRDMGIDSDYMDMPITEVKGQIISNAIEVISYEPRVTVKEIEIEGVTAIGDILIKVVIEV, encoded by the coding sequence ATGTTAATTAAAGTAGATTCAGCCTCGTCTATAAACTGGCAAGCAAAAGGATATGAGAAGATAGCGGACAATGTTGCCAATATTCTAAAAACGAAAATGTCAGAAGTTCCATATATGAGAGACATGGGTATAGATTCAGACTATATGGATATGCCAATTACAGAAGTAAAGGGTCAGATAATAAGTAATGCAATTGAAGTAATATCTTATGAACCTAGAGTAACTGTCAAAGAAATAGAAATAGAAGGGGTAACTGCAATTGGAGATATCCTTATCAAGGTGGTGATAGAAGTTTGA
- a CDS encoding baseplate assembly protein — MSEINFVNIDAEQITSELINDFENYTGEILYAGDARRLFLQGFAYVFVNLLNSINTTGRSNLLRYAYGDTLDALGELYGTPRMEAQKAKVTIRFTLSQAQPGVVTIPAGTRVTPDGNIFFATDTVLTIAGGSTYGEVTATATSPGIEYNGFAAGQINKLVDCNPYVSSVVNIDMSSGGTDIERDDAYRERLRAAPYSYSTAGPTQAYEYWARNASPDVGDVLVTSPSAGNITIYVLKQDGAIPELEDTIIAAVNNEVNDKSRRPMTDYVTVVPATPVNTTIEVEYYISPDNAFNAASIQSAVASSVNKYRVWQTGKIGRAINPDELRKHMLNAGASRVDITSPTRVTMSVGEVAQITSASVTYKGIGE, encoded by the coding sequence TTGAGTGAAATAAATTTTGTAAATATAGATGCAGAGCAAATAACTTCTGAACTCATAAATGATTTTGAGAACTATACCGGAGAAATACTGTATGCAGGAGATGCCAGAAGATTGTTTCTACAGGGATTTGCATATGTATTTGTAAATCTATTAAATAGCATAAACACTACAGGCAGAAGCAATCTCTTAAGATATGCATATGGTGATACTTTGGATGCACTTGGAGAGTTGTATGGAACACCACGAATGGAGGCACAAAAAGCAAAAGTAACAATTAGGTTTACTCTGTCACAGGCCCAGCCCGGAGTAGTAACAATACCAGCAGGTACAAGGGTAACACCAGACGGAAATATATTTTTTGCAACGGATACAGTACTTACCATAGCAGGAGGAAGCACCTATGGAGAAGTAACTGCAACGGCAACTAGTCCTGGTATAGAATATAATGGATTTGCAGCTGGCCAGATAAACAAACTTGTGGATTGCAATCCATATGTTTCATCTGTAGTAAATATAGATATGAGTTCTGGGGGAACGGATATAGAAAGAGATGATGCATACAGAGAAAGACTAAGGGCAGCACCATACAGTTATTCAACAGCAGGACCTACACAAGCTTACGAATATTGGGCAAGAAATGCAAGCCCAGATGTAGGGGATGTATTAGTTACTTCTCCAAGTGCAGGCAATATAACTATATATGTATTAAAGCAAGATGGTGCCATTCCTGAATTAGAAGATACCATTATTGCTGCAGTAAATAATGAGGTAAATGATAAATCCCGTAGACCAATGACAGATTACGTGACTGTTGTACCTGCTACACCAGTAAATACAACAATTGAAGTTGAATATTATATCAGTCCGGACAATGCGTTTAATGCAGCATCTATTCAATCAGCTGTAGCATCTTCAGTAAATAAATACAGGGTATGGCAGACAGGAAAAATCGGTAGGGCAATAAATCCGGATGAACTTAGAAAGCACATGCTTAATGCTGGGGCTTCAAGAGTTGATATAACTTCGCCAACAAGAGTCACAATGTCGGTAGGAGAAGTTGCTCAGATAACATCAGCATCAGTAACATATAAAGGAATAGGTGAGTAA